Within Bacillus sp. FJAT-45350, the genomic segment ACTTGAGGCTTCTCCTACAACATCTAAATCTTCTTCTGTCGCTAAATATGTGCTTAAGCCCATTCGAACCATTTCGTGGTCATCCACAAGCAACACCTTAATCAATCAAGCCCTCTCCTTTACGATAGGAATCACCGCTTCAATTTGTGTTCCTTTTCCTTTAATAGACACAATTTCAAATACTCCCCCTACTTCATATACACGTTCACGCATCGTTTGTAATCCATATGAGCCCGTTTTTTTAGTAGACGTATCAAAACCAACTCCATTATCTATTATTTTTAAACGAATTTGCTCGTTGCTTTCCCGTAATTGAAGTTCCACCTTCTTTGCCTTCGCGTGACGTAATATATTCGAAAGTCCTTCTTGAACAATTCTAAAAAGGTGGTCTTCGATTCCTTTAGCGATATGGTCTGTAAGTTCATCAATTTTCCAAGTAATCGCTAATTCGTTTTTTGATTTTAGTTCAGTTAATAACTCTTCAATTCCTTGCTTTAACTTTTTTCCTTCTAAATGAGTTGGTCTTAAATGTAATAGCAACGCTCTCATTTCCGATTGAGCTGTGGCTGCCATAGTCTCCACTAATTCTATTTGTTTTTCTCCTTTGACTGGGTCTTTCTTCAACGTCGTCTTTAATGCTGCTGTCATCATTGAAATCGCGAATAGCTGTTGGCTGACCGCATCATGCAAGTCTCTTGCTAATCGTTGCCTCTCCTCACTAACTGCAGTTTGTTTAATGGTTTCCTGCCATCTCGATCGCTCTGCCGATAGCCTTTGGAGGGATGCAACTTGCTCTTCAATTCGGGTCGCCATCGTATTCATTCTCTGCCCCATTACGCCAATCTCATCATGACCTAATTCTGAAATACGATGGGCAAAGTTTCCTCGTTCATACGCCATCGTTCCTTCGGTTAATTGTTCTAATCGTTTTTTTACTCCATTCCCAATTAAATAACCAAAGATAGAGCCAATACTAATACATACGAAGGGAATCAGTAAAAAAAGTGGTGTCCCGAGGAGCTTTTTTTGAAACAAAACAGCAAACCCTTGCTGTTCACCATATGTTAAAACAAAAACAATAAATACACCTGTTAGTAAGCTAATCCAAACAGAGTTACGCATATATTGCCATTGTAAATTGACTAATTTATGATTCTTCATTACACATACCTCACATCAATATCACCAATAAATAGAGAAAGGACGATCTTTACCCTTCTTTCCGCTTCTTTATAATCTGATGTTGAATATTCAATGGTTGGGTTAAAGCCACTTTGTCTACTTTCTAGAACATTTAAATCCCCAATTGTCACCATTGACTGTACATGGACATCTAAATCATATGGAATATAAATATCTATATCACCTATCCACCCTTGAATAATAACGACCGTTTCTCCTTCAGGAATAATAGCCTTCGAAAGGTCAATTTTTATATCGCCAATTCCGTTTCTTATATTCATATCACGTAATTCAAACTGGTGATGCAATAGGTGAAGATCGCCAATAAACGTACTTTTAAAGGTTGGAGCTGTTAGAATCTTTTCCTTCTTTTTCTCTTCCTTTTGCTTCACACTTTTTTCTTCATATATTGTCTTATCAATTTCTTCGCTAAACCAGTCATCATCCTCTTTGCTTCTCTTTTGACTACCTGTTAAAAGGCGATAACCAAAATAAATGAAAGCAAGTGCCACTAATATACCTGCGATATTGATTCGAAAGACATTTTCAAATAGTGCAATGACTGCAATTAGAAAGAAGATAAGGCTAATAACCTTACGCTGCTTTTGATAGAAAAAAAGACCTATAACAAAAAAGATAAGGGGACCAATTATACTACCAAGATTGAAATTAAGATGGAACGTATTAAATAATACGCTTACTCCTATTAAAATGATAATCATACCTATTAATACATTTCGCGACGTTTTCACTTTAACCGTCCCCCTTTCTTACCTAATCACTACTTCTCCTGATGAAGTTCTAATATTGATTTGATTTGCTCCATCTCCAACTGTTCCTATATAATTCCTCTTCCCTAAGCTCGTATAAGATATTGGCAAGTTACTTACTACACTTCCTGAAGACGTATTAACTTCTAAAGTGAATGAAGGTTGTGGAATATGGAGCTCAATGTCTCCGGAGCTTGTTTGAAAGTCAATTGTACCATTTTCATTTATATAGGATAAAAATACATCCCCGGAAGATGTCCTTCCTCTAATCTCACCTGAAACTCCATCAATTACGATATTACCAGAGCTACTTGAAAGCGAGATTTCATTTGTTTGTAATTGAGTACCATTGAAGTCACCAGAAGAGCTTACAAACGTTAGCATATTAATCGTACCTCGAACACTTTTTACATCACCTGAGCTCATTTTAGCTGAAAATACATCTAATGTAACCTCATCATGAATTGAAATATCCCCAGAGCTTGACGTTATATGGAGCTCCTGCTGAAATTGCTCTGGTAAATCTAACTTTAAACTTACATGCGAACGTCCAAAGGAAAACCACCGATTTCTTTTGCTTACTTCAACCCTCAATGTAGAGCCTACTACCCTCGTAACTAAGTCCACGTCACCTTGTGATGAACGACCATGAAGATCTACTGTAATACCAGAATCAGACGTTGAAAAAATATTAACATCTGTACTTGAAGTCACAATTTCTACCTTCTCAATCTGCTCCAAACCAAACTCTTGTTTATCTTGTATATTCACTTGTTTAGAAAAAGATTGTGTAACTGTCATAATCCCCACTACAGCGCCAATAAAAATTAAAAGTATGCCGACGATCTTCTTCATTTTTCCAGCCTCCACCATTTTTTACTAACTAGCAACAGTTTACTATAACCCTTGATAAGTGCGTACAACAAATTAATAACAATCACTTTAATAGTTGTGAATTTGTAGTAATTTGTAATGATGCTGGGAGAAAAGGTCCGTTTTGACCTTTTCTCCCAGCATCGAACCTCATAAAAAATTCTTGACACCTTAATTAGTGACCCTCTGCTTGAGGTTAGTAAATTCCTGTTCTAGTTTTTCATCTAATAGTACAGGAGTTCCAACAAATTCTTTCTCGTCTACCATTGATACACGATTTCTTGTTTCCATTTCAAAGATTCGCTCTTCCATTCTTGCAAAACCTTTTTCAGCTTGTTCACTATCAAATTTAACGATTGCCTCATGCATTTTTTCTTTAGTTCGTGCTGCATTTGCTCTCGCAAGTAGAGCATTTTTCTTATCACGTAACTGAGTGAACTTCTCTAACATTGCCTCTAGATTTTCTTTTAAATCCAATACTTCAATTTGATTCTTTTCGGCTAAATCCTTGTAATACTCAGCCTTTTCTTCATATCGTTTCTTTTCATAGAATGCCTTACGAGCTAGTACCTCTTCTCCTGCCTTCAATGCTAATTCAGCCTGTTTTAATCTTTTAGCAGCTAGGAGCTCCATTTCTTGTTGTTGATTTTGAAATTTTGACTCTAACATCATTTGTTTAGTAATTGCTTCTTTTCCTTTGTTAATCTCCTCATCTAAATCACGTAAATACTGGTTTAACATACTTACTGGATTTTCTATTTGATTTAATCCCTCGTGAATTGTTGCCATTGTAATGTCTCGAATTCTTCTAAATACCATTATTTATTCCTCCTAAAATTTTGATTTTATCTTACTAATAAAACCTTATTTTTTCTCCATAATTCTTTCCCACTCATCATCAAATGAGCTTTCAATCTTTGCACCTTTTCCATCAATAATTACTTCTCCTTCGTTTGAATCAGCTTTTTGTACATAAGAAGAGCACTTAATCAAACGATAACCAAAGTAAATGATAGCTCCAGATACGAGTATCCCGATAAAAAGATGAGATTTCCCAATTAAGATAAGTGTACCTAAAGCTAAGACCACACCTCCAAAAAATTTCTGTCCATTCTGGATTTTGCTATAACCATAGATGATTAGTAACGCAGATAATGCTAACCCAATTAATCCGCCTAAATGAATCCCTAAAGTGGAAAGTAATAAGCTTCCACCGACGAATAACAAGAGCAAGCCTACGAGCGCTTTTCCTGACCAGTTCATTCAATATCGCCTCCTTCTGATTTCAGTTTAGGTCCTTTTTGTTTTTCGCAAAACGCTCAT encodes:
- a CDS encoding HAMP domain-containing sensor histidine kinase, yielding MKNHKLVNLQWQYMRNSVWISLLTGVFIVFVLTYGEQQGFAVLFQKKLLGTPLFLLIPFVCISIGSIFGYLIGNGVKKRLEQLTEGTMAYERGNFAHRISELGHDEIGVMGQRMNTMATRIEEQVASLQRLSAERSRWQETIKQTAVSEERQRLARDLHDAVSQQLFAISMMTAALKTTLKKDPVKGEKQIELVETMAATAQSEMRALLLHLRPTHLEGKKLKQGIEELLTELKSKNELAITWKIDELTDHIAKGIEDHLFRIVQEGLSNILRHAKAKKVELQLRESNEQIRLKIIDNGVGFDTSTKKTGSYGLQTMRERVYEVGGVFEIVSIKGKGTQIEAVIPIVKERA
- the liaF gene encoding cell wall-active antibiotics response protein LiaF → MKTSRNVLIGMIIILIGVSVLFNTFHLNFNLGSIIGPLIFFVIGLFFYQKQRKVISLIFFLIAVIALFENVFRINIAGILVALAFIYFGYRLLTGSQKRSKEDDDWFSEEIDKTIYEEKSVKQKEEKKKEKILTAPTFKSTFIGDLHLLHHQFELRDMNIRNGIGDIKIDLSKAIIPEGETVVIIQGWIGDIDIYIPYDLDVHVQSMVTIGDLNVLESRQSGFNPTIEYSTSDYKEAERRVKIVLSLFIGDIDVRYV
- a CDS encoding DUF4097 family beta strand repeat-containing protein, which gives rise to MKKIVGILLIFIGAVVGIMTVTQSFSKQVNIQDKQEFGLEQIEKVEIVTSSTDVNIFSTSDSGITVDLHGRSSQGDVDLVTRVVGSTLRVEVSKRNRWFSFGRSHVSLKLDLPEQFQQELHITSSSGDISIHDEVTLDVFSAKMSSGDVKSVRGTINMLTFVSSSGDFNGTQLQTNEISLSSSSGNIVIDGVSGEIRGRTSSGDVFLSYINENGTIDFQTSSGDIELHIPQPSFTLEVNTSSGSVVSNLPISYTSLGKRNYIGTVGDGANQINIRTSSGEVVIR
- a CDS encoding PspA/IM30 family protein, giving the protein MVFRRIRDITMATIHEGLNQIENPVSMLNQYLRDLDEEINKGKEAITKQMMLESKFQNQQQEMELLAAKRLKQAELALKAGEEVLARKAFYEKKRYEEKAEYYKDLAEKNQIEVLDLKENLEAMLEKFTQLRDKKNALLARANAARTKEKMHEAIVKFDSEQAEKGFARMEERIFEMETRNRVSMVDEKEFVGTPVLLDEKLEQEFTNLKQRVTN
- a CDS encoding LiaF transmembrane domain-containing protein; translation: MNWSGKALVGLLLLFVGGSLLLSTLGIHLGGLIGLALSALLIIYGYSKIQNGQKFFGGVVLALGTLILIGKSHLFIGILVSGAIIYFGYRLIKCSSYVQKADSNEGEVIIDGKGAKIESSFDDEWERIMEKK